Part of the Cupriavidus basilensis genome is shown below.
GCGTCCAGCCTTCGCTCATGTGGACCGAGCGCACCGGGCGCGGCTGGCTCATCAGCATGATCTCGTTGGCGCGCACGGCAAAAATCTGCGCGTTGACTTCATGCGCGGCATCGCTGGCGAGGAAGGCGGCCATCGGCGCGACCTTGTTGGCTTCCATCTTTTGCAACTTGGCGACGCGCGCCTTTTCTTCCGGGGTCTCGGAGGGGATGGAGCTGGTCATGCGGCTCCAGGCGAACGGCGCGATGCAGTTCGAGCGCACGTTGAAGCGGGCCATGTCCAGGGCGATCGACTTCGACAGCGCGGCAATGCCAAGCTTGGCAGCCGAGTAGTTGGCCTGGCCCAGGTTGCCGATCAGGCCGGAGGTGGAGGTCATGTGCACGTAGGCGCCGCTCTCCTGGTCCTTGAAGTGGTTGGCGGCGGCGCGGCTGACAAAGAACGTGCCGTTGAGGTGGACGTCGATCACCGAGCGCCATTCCTCCTCGTTCATCTTGAAGAACATGCGGTCGCGCAGGTTGCCGGCGTTGTTGACCACGGCATCGATGCGGCCGAAGTTGTCGATCGCGCATTGCACGATCGCATTGGCGCCCTGCCAGCTCGATACGCTGTCGGTGTTGGCTACCGCGATGCCGCCGGCGGCGACGATCTCGTCGACTACGCGCTGCGCGGGGCCGGCATCGCCGCCTTCGCCGGTGAGCGATACGCCGATGTCGTTGACCACCACCTTGGCGCCGGCCTTGGCCAGTTCCAGCGCTACGCCGCGCCCGATGCCGCCACCCGCGCCGGTCACCAGCGCTACCTTGCCTGCCATCACTCCACTCATGTTCATACTCCTGTCTACACGTTTGCTTGCTCGGCGGCCTGGCACG
Proteins encoded:
- a CDS encoding SDR family NAD(P)-dependent oxidoreductase — protein: MSGVMAGKVALVTGAGGGIGRGVALELAKAGAKVVVNDIGVSLTGEGGDAGPAQRVVDEIVAAGGIAVANTDSVSSWQGANAIVQCAIDNFGRIDAVVNNAGNLRDRMFFKMNEEEWRSVIDVHLNGTFFVSRAAANHFKDQESGAYVHMTSTSGLIGNLGQANYSAAKLGIAALSKSIALDMARFNVRSNCIAPFAWSRMTSSIPSETPEEKARVAKLQKMEANKVAPMAAFLASDAAHEVNAQIFAVRANEIMLMSQPRPVRSVHMSEGWTPESIAEIAIPAMRNSFFKLERSPDVISWDPI